A genomic region of Homo sapiens chromosome 4, GRCh38.p14 Primary Assembly contains the following coding sequences:
- the FGF5 gene encoding fibroblast growth factor 5 isoform 2 precursor (isoform 2 precursor is encoded by transcript variant 2): protein MSLSFLLLLFFSHLILSAWAHGEKRLAPKGQPGPAATDRNPRGSSSRQSSSSAMSSSSASSSPAASLGSQGSGLEQSSFQWSPSGRRTGSLYCRVGIGFHLQIYPDGKVNGSHEANMLSQVHR from the coding sequence ATGAGCttgtccttcctcctcctcctcttcttcagcCACCTGATCCTCAGCGCCTGGGCTCACGGGGAGAAGCGTCTCGCCCCCAAAGGGCAACCCGGACCCGCTGCCACTGATAGGAACCCTAGAGGCTCCAGCAGCAGACAGAGCAGCAGTAGCGCTATgtcttcctcttctgcctcctcctcccccgcAGCTTCTCTGGGCAGCCAAGGAAGTGGCTTGGAGCAGAGCAGTTTCCAGTGGAGCCCCTCGGGGCGCCGGACCGGCAGCCTCTACTGCAGAGTGGGCATCGGTTTCCATCTGCAGATCTACCCGGATGGCAAAGTCAATGGATCCCACGAAGCCAATATGTTAA